The Candidatus Beckwithbacteria bacterium genome has a window encoding:
- the rny gene encoding ribonuclease Y — protein MSFFKRFSQIIKGKAILTPATGRSSFGRKKIVPPVDLSAAEAKARELIIEAKDQAFEIKKQADASAQKIINEAQASREKSVHQLAEVDHRLGAVEQREKSVTGHERHLQEQLKKIEEVKKQQLEKLERVAKLNQTEAHDLILKLYQRRMTREIADIIRESESQAKAEAEDKAREILIESMRHAATDYVAEYTVSLVKVTDEDIKGRVIGREGRNIRTFEKVSGVEVDLDEVGVIRLSCFDPVRREIARVALEKLIADGRVQPARIEEIVAHTQKDIERIMRTEGEKLCHAVKVFNLPIEIIDMLGRFKYRFSYGQNMITHTLEETQIGLKLAYETGADPNIVRLGCLLHDIGKVIDEEEGTHVELAVKFLKTHHIPQAVLDCVAEHHEDKPFSSVESMLVYISDAISGSRPGARYADHEGYLKRMTQLEDIAKSFEGVESAYAIQAGREVRVIVKPEVLTDDQSVKLASDIRDKIKDEVKNFPGQIKVNVIRESRAEAIAN, from the coding sequence ATGTCGTTTTTTAAACGTTTTTCTCAAATTATTAAAGGTAAAGCCATCCTAACCCCGGCCACAGGCCGGTCGTCCTTTGGACGAAAAAAAATTGTTCCTCCGGTCGACCTATCGGCTGCAGAGGCTAAAGCCAGAGAGCTCATTATTGAAGCTAAAGATCAAGCTTTTGAAATTAAAAAACAAGCCGATGCCTCTGCCCAAAAAATTATTAATGAAGCCCAGGCTTCAAGAGAAAAATCCGTCCACCAGTTGGCGGAAGTTGATCATCGTCTTGGCGCTGTCGAACAACGGGAAAAAAGTGTTACCGGCCATGAAAGACATCTTCAGGAACAGTTGAAAAAAATCGAGGAAGTCAAAAAACAGCAGCTGGAAAAATTAGAAAGAGTGGCTAAATTAAATCAAACCGAAGCCCACGATTTAATTTTGAAGTTATATCAGCGCCGGATGACCCGGGAAATCGCCGATATTATTCGTGAGTCTGAGAGTCAGGCCAAAGCTGAAGCCGAAGACAAAGCCCGGGAAATTCTGATTGAGTCTATGCGTCATGCGGCCACCGATTATGTGGCCGAATACACCGTTTCTTTAGTCAAAGTTACCGATGAAGACATTAAAGGCAGGGTGATTGGCCGCGAAGGTCGCAACATCCGCACTTTTGAAAAAGTCAGCGGCGTCGAAGTTGATTTAGATGAGGTTGGTGTGATCCGTTTATCCTGTTTTGATCCGGTTAGGCGGGAAATTGCCCGGGTCGCTTTGGAAAAATTGATTGCCGATGGTCGGGTTCAGCCGGCGCGCATTGAAGAAATTGTCGCTCACACCCAAAAAGATATTGAGCGGATTATGCGGACTGAGGGTGAAAAACTTTGCCACGCGGTTAAGGTTTTTAACTTACCCATCGAAATTATTGATATGCTCGGTCGGTTTAAGTACCGCTTTTCTTACGGTCAAAACATGATTACTCACACTTTAGAGGAAACCCAGATTGGCCTGAAATTGGCCTACGAAACCGGAGCTGATCCCAATATTGTTCGTCTAGGTTGTTTACTGCACGATATCGGCAAAGTCATCGACGAAGAGGAAGGCACTCACGTTGAGCTGGCAGTTAAATTTTTAAAAACCCATCATATTCCCCAAGCGGTGCTCGACTGTGTCGCCGAACACCATGAAGATAAGCCGTTTTCCTCGGTTGAATCAATGCTGGTATATATTTCCGACGCCATTTCCGGTTCTCGTCCCGGCGCCCGTTATGCTGACCATGAGGGTTACTTAAAACGGATGACGCAGTTGGAAGATATTGCTAAATCGTTCGAAGGGGTTGAATCCGCCTATGCGATTCAAGCCGGTCGGGAAGTCCGGGTCATTGTTAAACCGGAAGTGCTTACCGACGATCAAAGTGTTAAGTTAGCGAGCGACATAAGAGATAAAATTAAAGACGAAGTCAAGAATTTCCCCGGTCAAATTAAAGTCAACGTGATTCGGGAAAGCAGAGCAGAGGCAATTGCCAACTAG
- a CDS encoding HU family DNA-binding protein: MTKTDIIEIIAKKAHLTKKAAMEAIDAFLDELVRQIDRGEKVVLSGFGTFKISKVKDKKGRNPATGQDLIIKSHRVVRFLVGKTLKRLVKK; encoded by the coding sequence ATGACCAAAACCGACATTATTGAAATCATTGCTAAAAAAGCTCATTTAACTAAAAAAGCGGCCATGGAAGCCATTGATGCTTTTTTAGACGAACTTGTCCGCCAGATAGATCGGGGCGAAAAAGTCGTCCTTTCCGGCTTTGGCACGTTTAAAATCAGTAAAGTCAAAGATAAAAAAGGCCGCAATCCGGCCACCGGCCAGGATTTAATCATCAAAAGCCACCGCGTCGTTCGCTTCTTAGTCGGCAAAACCCTCAAGCGTTTGGTGAAAAAATAA
- a CDS encoding DUF2207 domain-containing protein: MKKILISLLIWLLFPVSSVLAADYTVDNFKSLIEINQDTSLTVTETIEANFNVAKHGIFRIIPVIYSANGRTINGEFKLLSINAPYSSSRFNQSIKLQIGDPNKTIIGKQTYVIKYQLNNILQRYPEHDELYWNVTGHEWDTTIATASAEVISPFAPIIKRQDYNEGELTIAVALDKNSQLIWPTKTQMAAKTTINNWGYPVALLPVLVMFGFWLKKGRDKRYTTDNLYVKGQKTKTVAIFEHKFLPSVYSPIDNLTPSEAGTILDQKVDTKDVVAEIIELGRLGFLTIKRTEVKKFLYKNTDYVLTKQNKDTKNLRNYQKYLLEKIFGNKQTVKLSEMKNSFYQYLEEFRKKVNQYLADEKIFDGNPKQVKTKWTGIGFLMMAGGLVGVINFASLTANSGPIGILALTLIPLIMLVKNMPARTAWGYSLLRQIEGLKWYLGKGKWREEIAEKNLFLGDMLPLAIALGVVNQLAKDMAGLGIPPPSYLQGFSVVNFNSQLNHLTNNSTAAIISSPSGSKWSGSSSWSGGSGFSGGSSGGGFGGGGGGSW; the protein is encoded by the coding sequence ATGAAAAAAATATTAATCAGTTTATTGATTTGGTTATTATTTCCGGTAAGTTCAGTTTTAGCCGCAGATTATACAGTTGATAACTTTAAAAGCCTGATTGAAATTAACCAGGACACTTCCTTAACCGTCACGGAAACAATTGAGGCGAATTTTAATGTGGCTAAACACGGAATTTTTCGGATTATTCCGGTGATTTATTCCGCTAACGGCCGGACGATTAACGGTGAATTTAAGTTGCTGTCGATAAATGCTCCCTACTCAAGCAGCCGATTCAACCAAAGTATCAAACTGCAAATCGGTGATCCTAATAAAACGATTATCGGCAAACAAACCTACGTGATTAAATACCAGCTTAATAATATTCTCCAAAGATACCCTGAGCATGACGAACTCTATTGGAACGTGACCGGGCATGAATGGGATACAACTATTGCCACGGCCTCAGCCGAAGTAATTTCGCCGTTTGCACCGATTATTAAAAGACAGGATTATAACGAAGGCGAACTGACGATTGCCGTGGCTTTGGATAAAAACAGCCAATTGATTTGGCCGACGAAAACTCAAATGGCAGCAAAAACTACAATCAATAACTGGGGCTATCCGGTCGCCCTGCTGCCGGTCTTAGTGATGTTTGGGTTTTGGCTGAAAAAAGGCCGGGATAAACGCTACACAACCGATAATTTGTATGTAAAGGGTCAAAAAACTAAGACTGTGGCAATATTTGAACACAAATTTTTACCCAGTGTTTACTCGCCGATTGACAACCTGACGCCGAGTGAAGCCGGGACAATTTTAGATCAGAAAGTGGATACCAAAGATGTGGTGGCAGAAATAATTGAACTGGGGCGGTTGGGATTTTTGACGATTAAAAGAACGGAAGTGAAAAAATTCCTGTATAAAAACACTGATTATGTTTTGACCAAACAAAATAAAGACACGAAAAATTTAAGAAATTACCAAAAATATTTATTGGAAAAGATTTTTGGTAACAAGCAAACAGTCAAATTATCAGAAATGAAAAATAGTTTTTACCAGTATTTGGAAGAATTCAGGAAAAAAGTGAACCAGTATTTGGCCGACGAAAAAATCTTTGACGGCAACCCCAAACAGGTAAAAACTAAGTGGACCGGTATTGGTTTTCTGATGATGGCCGGCGGGCTGGTAGGGGTAATAAATTTTGCCAGTTTAACGGCTAATTCCGGACCAATTGGCATACTGGCTTTAACTCTTATCCCTTTAATCATGCTCGTGAAAAATATGCCGGCCAGAACCGCCTGGGGATACTCACTGTTACGACAAATTGAAGGCTTAAAGTGGTATTTAGGTAAAGGGAAATGGCGGGAAGAAATTGCCGAGAAAAACTTGTTTTTAGGCGATATGCTGCCTTTAGCAATTGCTTTGGGAGTAGTCAATCAGCTGGCTAAGGATATGGCCGGCTTGGGAATTCCGCCGCCTAGTTATTTGCAGGGTTTTAGCGTGGTGAATTTTAATTCCCAGTTAAATCATTTAACTAATAACAGCACTGCGGCAATTATCAGCTCGCCGAGCGGCTCAAAATGGAGCGGTTCGTCTTCCTGGTCAGGCGGTTCCGGTTTTTCCGGCGGTTCATCAGGCGGTGGTTTCGGCGGCGGCGGCGGGGGTAGTTGGTAA
- a CDS encoding regulatory protein RecX: protein MKNTAAAVRQKLINRGLNLLSYRPQSIAEFTTKLKRSGADQITINQVVDHFINEGRLDDFQFAKWWVDQRIKFRPRGNIALKQELSQKGVSQDIIDDVLLSYEDELQLAKSLPSNKRLSRGFSYRVIDALAADE, encoded by the coding sequence ATGAAAAACACCGCCGCGGCCGTCCGCCAAAAACTGATTAATCGGGGCTTAAATCTCTTATCTTACCGTCCTCAAAGTATCGCCGAATTTACCACTAAACTTAAAAGAAGCGGCGCCGATCAGATTACCATCAATCAAGTAGTTGACCATTTTATTAATGAGGGACGGTTAGATGATTTCCAGTTTGCTAAGTGGTGGGTGGATCAAAGAATTAAGTTTCGGCCTCGCGGCAACATTGCTTTAAAACAAGAATTATCCCAAAAGGGCGTTAGTCAGGATATTATCGATGATGTTTTATTATCTTATGAAGACGAGTTGCAGTTGGCCAAATCACTCCCTTCAAATAAACGGTTGAGTCGTGGTTTTTCTTACCGAGTTATTGACGCCTTGGCCGCCGACGAGTAA
- the recA gene encoding recombinase RecA, producing MTTDPKLQAIKVAMEQIEKQYGAGAIMKLGDKKHQEVASISTGSIALDIALGVGGLPRGRISEIFGPEASGKTTICLHVIAEAQKAGGTAAFIDAEHALDPQRAQSIGVKLDDLLISQPDTGEQALEIAETLIRSGAIDVICIDSVAALVPKAEIEWEMGDSTMGMQARLMSQAMRKLTSAIAKSKAVIIFTNQIRMKIGVMFGNPETTSGGKALKFYSSIRLDCRKIANIQDGETIIGSRHRIKVVKNKVAPPFRQAELDILNVGGISKIGGLIDLAVDYGIIVKSGSFYKYGNEVLGQGKESVRLFLTENTKLTKIIETEIWKRVKEGVDSNEKHRRGRPPKTD from the coding sequence ATGACTACCGATCCCAAACTTCAGGCAATTAAAGTGGCAATGGAGCAGATTGAAAAGCAGTACGGCGCCGGCGCGATTATGAAATTGGGCGATAAAAAACATCAGGAGGTCGCCTCCATTTCTACCGGTTCCATCGCCTTAGATATTGCTTTGGGTGTTGGCGGTTTGCCCCGCGGTCGGATCAGTGAAATTTTCGGTCCGGAGGCTTCCGGTAAAACCACCATTTGTCTTCATGTTATTGCCGAAGCCCAGAAAGCCGGCGGCACGGCTGCCTTTATTGATGCCGAACATGCTCTTGATCCTCAACGCGCCCAGTCTATTGGTGTCAAATTGGACGACTTATTGATTTCCCAGCCGGATACGGGCGAGCAAGCCCTGGAAATTGCCGAGACCTTAATTCGCTCCGGCGCCATTGATGTTATCTGTATTGATTCAGTTGCTGCCCTTGTGCCTAAAGCCGAAATTGAATGGGAGATGGGTGATTCCACTATGGGGATGCAGGCGCGGTTGATGAGTCAGGCTATGCGTAAGTTGACCAGCGCCATTGCCAAATCCAAAGCCGTGATTATTTTTACCAACCAGATCCGGATGAAAATCGGCGTCATGTTCGGCAATCCGGAAACGACGTCCGGCGGTAAAGCCTTAAAATTTTATTCTTCCATCCGTTTGGATTGCCGCAAGATTGCCAATATTCAGGACGGCGAAACGATTATTGGTTCCCGCCACCGGATTAAAGTCGTTAAAAATAAAGTTGCCCCGCCGTTTCGCCAGGCAGAACTGGATATCTTAAATGTCGGTGGGATTTCTAAAATAGGCGGCCTGATCGATTTAGCCGTCGACTACGGCATCATTGTTAAATCCGGCAGTTTTTATAAATATGGCAACGAAGTTCTAGGTCAGGGCAAGGAATCTGTCCGTTTGTTCCTAACCGAAAATACCAAATTAACCAAAATTATTGAGACGGAAATTTGGAAACGCGTTAAAGAAGGAGTTGATTCTAATGAAAAACACCGCCGCGGCCGTCCGCCAAAAACTGATTAA